A stretch of the Nothobranchius furzeri strain GRZ-AD chromosome 5, NfurGRZ-RIMD1, whole genome shotgun sequence genome encodes the following:
- the cntnap1 gene encoding contactin-associated protein 1 isoform X2 has protein sequence MTCKILGMCLLFWGVQRCSSRECVDPLISGLSASNFWASSRYNFLYSANFAKLYGSSGWSPSTSDRQPWLQINLGRKYRLLAIATQGTFNSYDWVTKYTLLYGDRPDSWTPYIMKGGNSTLPGNWNYYQVKRNVFHYAFTAKHIRLLPLEWNTENGGKIGVRLELFGCAYDSYVLQYNGDDAVVYMFPEKRSRTLHDHIAINFKTLEQDGLLLHSEGIQGDLFTLELKKGRLYLHISLGSSIVHKVDGRITLTAGSLLDNLHWHYVTIKRYGRQVNFTVDSQTVTAICNGEFTHLDLDTQMYVGGVIEKNMPHLPTTPNFRGCLENVFINGINVIGKAKNEEPDIRIPRNKKMHYACRDILLKPMTFAGPNNFLQVPGFFGKPRMFVKFKFRSWDYTGLLMFTRFADNLGALELGLSEGQINVTIFQTGKKKIQFAAGYRLNDGYWHSVDLAARDNLLTLTIDEEEGSPLKITNPFSIRTSDRYFFGGCPKTNNTVFKCETKLNRFHGCMQHIFIDNEQLDIDIILQRQWARYEELLLGTCGITDRCTPNPCEHEGRCIQSWDDFICLCENTGYKGEVCHMSVYKESCEAYRLSGKYWSGNYTIDPDLSGPLKPFEVYCKMKSYKSWTVIMHDQVEGTKVTGSSIDQPYIVNVNYWNASWDEVTALANTSMYCEQWIDYSCYKSRLLNTPNGRPFGYWIGRNNESHYYWGGTFREVQKCGCHVNQTCVDPKFQCNCDADYRQWFSDKGYLDFRDHLPVRRVVVGDTNRTGSEARVTVGPLRCHGDKNIWNTIAFTKPTYITFPTFQPGTTADISFHFKTYRDHGVFLENSDEQLRNFIRIEMNTTHNLAFIFMVGDGILNVTLHSPVPLNDNEWHFVQAELNVKVARIKVDYQPWAVKRLPGQTFVTMKFTHPLLVGAANRTLRPFLGCLRGLRMNGVPLDLEGKVNEEQGIRRNCTGQCLNATIPCRNSGQCIEGYASYTCDCNNTAFDGFYCHKDIGAYFEIGSWLKYNIRKKPTSNEAVWANWIDPHYDNFSLGYNDTADDIEFSFSTVHAPAVLLYISSFVQDYIAVILKTDGSVDLRYKLGLVTHKYQLTNRNLADGYPHYVNITRHNRTIKTQVDYMEPIVEKITLVEDARFDSPKSMFLGRVMEVGDIDYEIQRHNAPGFIGCISGVRYNVYAPLKTLFRPNETDLPVTTQGYVSESNCGAFPPVLGYVPWEVDPWFTSIEYFYMHDDIGLLWIAVIVLVAFVLLLGGLYTIYIYAYQQKGSYHTNEPKNLESPSSSRPLTETLRREKKSIQEIEEEVRSG, from the exons ATGACTTGCAAAATATTAGGCATGTGCCTCTTGTTTTGGGGGGTTCAACGTTGCTCATCAC gAGAATGTGTTGATCCACTCATCTCGGGGTTGTCTGCCTCCAACTTCTGGGCCTCTTCCAGATATAACTTCCTGTACTCTGCCAATTTTGCCAAACTCTATG GCAGCAGTGGCTGGTCCCCGTCCACCAGCGACAGACAGCCATGGCTGCAGATTAATCTGGGCAGGAAGTACAGACTGCTGGCGATAGCAACTCAGGGGACCTTCAACTCCTATGACTGGGTCACCAAGTACACACTTCTCTATGGAGACCGACCGGACTCCTGGACGCCATACATCATGAAAGGAGGGAACTCT ACGCTGCCTGGTAACTGGAATTATTATCAGGTGAAGAGGAATGTCTTCCATTATGCCTTTACTGCTAAACACAttcgtctgctgcctctggagtggAACACGGAGAATGGAGGAAAGATTGGAGTCAGGCTGGAGCTCTTTGGCTGCGCTTATG ACTCCTATGTGCTGCAGTACAATGGAGACGATGCAGTGGTCTACATGTTCCCAGAAAAACGGTCCCGTACTCTGCACGACCACATCGCCATAAACTTCAAGACTCTGGAGCAGGATGGTCTGTTGTTACACAGTGAGGGGATTCAAGGAGACCTTTTCACCCTGGAGCTAAAGAAAGGTCGTCTTTACCTGCACATCAGCCTTG GAAGCAGCATTGTGCACAAAGTCGATGGCCGAATCACTCTGACTGCAGGAAGCCTGCTTGATAATCTACACTGGCACTATGTCACTATCAAGCGCTACGGTAGACAGGTGAACTTCACCGTGGACAGTCAGACAGTGACGGCCATTTGCAATGGAGAATTTACTCACCTGGATCTAGATACTCAG ATGTATGTGGGAGGTGTAATTGAGAAAAACATGCCTCACCTACCGACCACACCTAATTTCCGAGGATGTCTGGAGAACGTCTTCATCAATGGCATCAACGTTATTGGCAAAGCCAAGAATGAAGAACCCGACATCCGTATTCCTCGGAAT AAAAAGATGCATTATGCCTGCCGAGACATTCTACTCAAACCAATGACTTTTGCTGGACCCAACAACTTCTTACAAGTACCGGGGTTCTTCGGAAAGCCTCGCATGTTTGTTAAGTTTAAGTTCCGCTCATGGGACTACACCGGGCTGCTGATGTTCACACGTTTCGCTGATAACCTCGGCGCCCTTgagctgggtctgagtgagggtcaGATCAATGTgaccatttttcaaacaggaaaaaaGAAGATTCAGTTTGCTGCAG GATACAGGCTGAACGATGGTTACTGGCATTCAGTGGATTTAGCAGCCAGAGACAACCTGCTGACTCTTACCATTGATGAGGAAGAGGGCTCTCCGCTGAAGATCACCAACCCATTCTCTATCCGAACAAGTGATCGCTACTTTTTTGGGG GTTGTCCAAAAACCAATAACACAGTTTTCAAGTGTGAGACTAAACTGAATCGCTTCCATGGCTGCATGCAGCATATTTTCATAGACAACGAACAGCTGGATATCGACATAATTCTGCAGCGACAGTGGGCACGATACGAGGAGCTGCTGTTGGGTACCTGTGGGATCACTGACAG ATGTACTCCAAATCCATGTGAACACGAGGGCAGATGCATTCAGTCCTGGGATGATTTTATCTGTCTGTGTGAGAATACAGGCTATAAAGGAGAAGTGTGTCACATGT CGGTTTATAAAGAATCGTGTGAAGCCTACAGACTGAGTGGCAAGTACTGGTCCGGAAACTACACCATCGATCCTGATCTCAGTGGGCCGCTCAAACCATTTGAAGTGTACTGCAAAATGAAGT CCTACAAATCTTGGACAGTGATCATGCACGATCAAGTGGAAGGCACCAAGGTAACTGGGAGCTCAATTGACCAACCATACATCGTTAATGTCAACTACTGGAACGCCTCCTGGGATGAAGTCACCGCTCTGGCAAACACCTCCATGTATTGTGAGCAGTGGATTGACTACTCCTGCTACAAGTCTCGTCTCCTCAACACCCCCA ATGGAAGACCCTTTGGTTATTGGATTGGTCGCAACAATGAAAGCCACTATTACTGGGGTGGGACTTTCAGAGAAGTTCAAAAATGTGGCTGTCATGTCAACCAGACCTGTGTGGACCCCAAGTTTCAGTGCAACTGTGATGCTGACTACAGACAATG GTTTTCAGATAAAGGTTACTTGGACTTCAGGGACCATCTACCTGTAAGGAGGGTAGTGGTCGGGGACACCAACAGGACTGGTTCAGAAGCACGTGTCACAGTTGGGCCTCTCCGATGCCATGGCGACA AAAACATCTGGAACACAATCGCCTTCACCAAGCCCACCTACATCACGTTCCCCACTTTCCAACCCGGAACTACTGCTGACATCTCCTTCCACTTCAAAACATACCGAGACCATGGTGTCTTTCTGGAAAACTCAGATGAACAACTCAGAAATTTTATAAGAATAGAAATGAACA CCACCCACAATCTTGCGTTTATATTTATGGTTGGCGATGGCATCCTCAATGTGACCCTTCACTCCCCCGTGCCACTCAATGACAATGAGTGGCATTTTGTCCAGGCTGAGCTTAACGTGAAGGTGGCCAGGATCAAAGTTGATTATCAGCCTTGGGCTGTCAAACGTTTACCAGGCCAAACATTTGTCACCATGAAGTTTACACATCCTCTTCTCGTAG GTGCAGCCAACCGCACCCTCAGACCTTTCTTAGGGTGCCTGCGAGGGTTACGAATGAACGGTGTTCCACTTGATTTAGAAGGGAAAGTAAATGAGGAACAGGGTATAAGGAGGAACTGCACAGGACAGTGTCTCAACGCCACCATACCATGTCGAAACAGCGGCCAGTGTATTGAAGGATATGCTTCTTATacttgtgactgtaataatacggCCTTTGATGGTTTCTACTGCCATAAAG ACATTGGAGCTTACTTTGAGATTGGGTCGTGGCTAAAGTACAACATACGAAAAAAGCCCACATCAAACGAGGCTGTATGGGCAAACTGGATTGACCCGCACTACGACAACTTCAGTCTTGGCTATAACGACACGGCAGATGACATCGAGTTCAGTTTCAGCACTGTTCACGCTCCTGCTGTGCTACTCTACATCAGCTCATTTGTTCAAGACTACATCGCTGTTATCCTCAAAACTGATG GTAGTGTTGATCTGAGGTATAAGCTGGGGCTTGTAACACACAAGTATCAGCTAACTAACCGGAACCTGGCAGATGGATATCCTCACTATGTGAACATAACCAGACACAACAGAACCATCAAAACCCAG GTGGATTACATGGAACCTATAGTTGAGAAGATAACGTTGGTGGAGGATGCCAGGTTTGACTCGCCAAAGTCCATGTTCCTTGGCAGAGTGATGG AGGTTGGTGATATTGACTACGAAATCCAGAGACACAATGCTCCTGGCTTCATCGGCTGCATATCTGGAGTGAGATATAACGTCTATGCCCCTCTGAAAACCCTCTTCCGCCCAAATGAAACAGATCTTCCCGTAACAACACAGGGATACGTCTCAGAGTCCAACTGTGGGGCGTTTCCTCCTGTCTTAGGTTACGTGCCTTGGGAAGTTGACCCCTGGTTTACCAGCATAG AGTATTTTTATATGCACGATGACATAGGTCTGCTTTGGATAGCAG TTATTGTCCTCGTGGCGTTTGTGCTGCTCCTTGGAGGCCTGTACACCATCTATATTTATGCTTACCAGCAAAAAGGAAGTtaccacaccaatgaacccaaaaaCCTGGAGTCTCCCAGCAGCTCTAGGCCACTGACcgagaccttgaggagagaaaaaaagagcATTCAAGAAATTGAAGAGGAAGTCAGGAGCGGCTAA
- the cntnap1 gene encoding contactin-associated protein 1 isoform X1, whose amino-acid sequence MTCKILGMCLLFWGVQRCSSRECVDPLISGLSASNFWASSRYNFLYSANFAKLYGSSGWSPSTSDRQPWLQINLGRKYRLLAIATQGTFNSYDWVTKYTLLYGDRPDSWTPYIMKGGNSTLPGNWNYYQVKRNVFHYAFTAKHIRLLPLEWNTENGGKIGVRLELFGCAYDSYVLQYNGDDAVVYMFPEKRSRTLHDHIAINFKTLEQDGLLLHSEGIQGDLFTLELKKGRLYLHISLGSSIVHKVDGRITLTAGSLLDNLHWHYVTIKRYGRQVNFTVDSQTVTAICNGEFTHLDLDTQMYVGGVIEKNMPHLPTTPNFRGCLENVFINGINVIGKAKNEEPDIRIPRNKKMHYACRDILLKPMTFAGPNNFLQVPGFFGKPRMFVKFKFRSWDYTGLLMFTRFADNLGALELGLSEGQINVTIFQTGKKKIQFAAGYRLNDGYWHSVDLAARDNLLTLTIDEEEGSPLKITNPFSIRTSDRYFFGGCPKTNNTVFKCETKLNRFHGCMQHIFIDNEQLDIDIILQRQWARYEELLLGTCGITDRCTPNPCEHEGRCIQSWDDFICLCENTGYKGEVCHMSVYKESCEAYRLSGKYWSGNYTIDPDLSGPLKPFEVYCKMKSYKSWTVIMHDQVEGTKVTGSSIDQPYIVNVNYWNASWDEVTALANTSMYCEQWIDYSCYKSRLLNTPNGRPFGYWIGRNNESHYYWGGTFREVQKCGCHVNQTCVDPKFQCNCDADYRQWFSDKGYLDFRDHLPVRRVVVGDTNRTGSEARVTVGPLRCHGDKNIWNTIAFTKPTYITFPTFQPGTTADISFHFKTYRDHGVFLENSDEQLRNFIRIEMNTTHNLAFIFMVGDGILNVTLHSPVPLNDNEWHFVQAELNVKVARIKVDYQPWAVKRLPGQTFVTMKFTHPLLVGAANRTLRPFLGCLRGLRMNGVPLDLEGKVNEEQGIRRNCTGQCLNATIPCRNSGQCIEGYASYTCDCNNTAFDGFYCHKDIGAYFEIGSWLKYNIRKKPTSNEAVWANWIDPHYDNFSLGYNDTADDIEFSFSTVHAPAVLLYISSFVQDYIAVILKTDGSVDLRYKLGLVTHKYQLTNRNLADGYPHYVNITRHNRTIKTQVDYMEPIVEKITLVEDARFDSPKSMFLGRVMEVGDIDYEIQRHNAPGFIGCISGVRYNVYAPLKTLFRPNETDLPVTTQGYVSESNCGAFPPVLGYVPWEVDPWFTSIEYFYMHDDIGLLWIAVIVLVAFVLLLGGLYTIYIYAYQQKGSYHTNEPKNLESPSSSRPLTETLRREKKSIQEIEEEVRSG is encoded by the exons ATGACTTGCAAAATATTAGGCATGTGCCTCTTGTTTTGGGGGGTTCAACGTTGCTCATCAC gAGAATGTGTTGATCCACTCATCTCGGGGTTGTCTGCCTCCAACTTCTGGGCCTCTTCCAGATATAACTTCCTGTACTCTGCCAATTTTGCCAAACTCTATG GCAGCAGTGGCTGGTCCCCGTCCACCAGCGACAGACAGCCATGGCTGCAGATTAATCTGGGCAGGAAGTACAGACTGCTGGCGATAGCAACTCAGGGGACCTTCAACTCCTATGACTGGGTCACCAAGTACACACTTCTCTATGGAGACCGACCGGACTCCTGGACGCCATACATCATGAAAGGAGGGAACTCT ACGCTGCCTGGTAACTGGAATTATTATCAGGTGAAGAGGAATGTCTTCCATTATGCCTTTACTGCTAAACACAttcgtctgctgcctctggagtggAACACGGAGAATGGAGGAAAGATTGGAGTCAGGCTGGAGCTCTTTGGCTGCGCTTATG ACTCCTATGTGCTGCAGTACAATGGAGACGATGCAGTGGTCTACATGTTCCCAGAAAAACGGTCCCGTACTCTGCACGACCACATCGCCATAAACTTCAAGACTCTGGAGCAGGATGGTCTGTTGTTACACAGTGAGGGGATTCAAGGAGACCTTTTCACCCTGGAGCTAAAGAAAGGTCGTCTTTACCTGCACATCAGCCTTG GAAGCAGCATTGTGCACAAAGTCGATGGCCGAATCACTCTGACTGCAGGAAGCCTGCTTGATAATCTACACTGGCACTATGTCACTATCAAGCGCTACGGTAGACAGGTGAACTTCACCGTGGACAGTCAGACAGTGACGGCCATTTGCAATGGAGAATTTACTCACCTGGATCTAGATACTCAG ATGTATGTGGGAGGTGTAATTGAGAAAAACATGCCTCACCTACCGACCACACCTAATTTCCGAGGATGTCTGGAGAACGTCTTCATCAATGGCATCAACGTTATTGGCAAAGCCAAGAATGAAGAACCCGACATCCGTATTCCTCGGAAT AAAAAGATGCATTATGCCTGCCGAGACATTCTACTCAAACCAATGACTTTTGCTGGACCCAACAACTTCTTACAAGTACCGGGGTTCTTCGGAAAGCCTCGCATGTTTGTTAAGTTTAAGTTCCGCTCATGGGACTACACCGGGCTGCTGATGTTCACACGTTTCGCTGATAACCTCGGCGCCCTTgagctgggtctgagtgagggtcaGATCAATGTgaccatttttcaaacaggaaaaaaGAAGATTCAGTTTGCTGCAG GATACAGGCTGAACGATGGTTACTGGCATTCAGTGGATTTAGCAGCCAGAGACAACCTGCTGACTCTTACCATTGATGAGGAAGAGGGCTCTCCGCTGAAGATCACCAACCCATTCTCTATCCGAACAAGTGATCGCTACTTTTTTGGGG GTTGTCCAAAAACCAATAACACAGTTTTCAAGTGTGAGACTAAACTGAATCGCTTCCATGGCTGCATGCAGCATATTTTCATAGACAACGAACAGCTGGATATCGACATAATTCTGCAGCGACAGTGGGCACGATACGAGGAGCTGCTGTTGGGTACCTGTGGGATCACTGACAG ATGTACTCCAAATCCATGTGAACACGAGGGCAGATGCATTCAGTCCTGGGATGATTTTATCTGTCTGTGTGAGAATACAGGCTATAAAGGAGAAGTGTGTCACATGT CGGTTTATAAAGAATCGTGTGAAGCCTACAGACTGAGTGGCAAGTACTGGTCCGGAAACTACACCATCGATCCTGATCTCAGTGGGCCGCTCAAACCATTTGAAGTGTACTGCAAAATGAAGT CCTACAAATCTTGGACAGTGATCATGCACGATCAAGTGGAAGGCACCAAGGTAACTGGGAGCTCAATTGACCAACCATACATCGTTAATGTCAACTACTGGAACGCCTCCTGGGATGAAGTCACCGCTCTGGCAAACACCTCCATGTATTGTGAGCAGTGGATTGACTACTCCTGCTACAAGTCTCGTCTCCTCAACACCCCCA ATGGAAGACCCTTTGGTTATTGGATTGGTCGCAACAATGAAAGCCACTATTACTGGGGTGGGACTTTCAGAGAAGTTCAAAAATGTGGCTGTCATGTCAACCAGACCTGTGTGGACCCCAAGTTTCAGTGCAACTGTGATGCTGACTACAGACAATG GTTTTCAGATAAAGGTTACTTGGACTTCAGGGACCATCTACCTGTAAGGAGGGTAGTGGTCGGGGACACCAACAGGACTGGTTCAGAAGCACGTGTCACAGTTGGGCCTCTCCGATGCCATGGCGACA AAAACATCTGGAACACAATCGCCTTCACCAAGCCCACCTACATCACGTTCCCCACTTTCCAACCCGGAACTACTGCTGACATCTCCTTCCACTTCAAAACATACCGAGACCATGGTGTCTTTCTGGAAAACTCAGATGAACAACTCAGAAATTTTATAAGAATAGAAATGAACA CCACCCACAATCTTGCGTTTATATTTATGGTTGGCGATGGCATCCTCAATGTGACCCTTCACTCCCCCGTGCCACTCAATGACAATGAGTGGCATTTTGTCCAGGCTGAGCTTAACGTGAAGGTGGCCAGGATCAAAGTTGATTATCAGCCTTGGGCTGTCAAACGTTTACCAGGCCAAACATTTGTCACCATGAAGTTTACACATCCTCTTCTCGTAG GTGCAGCCAACCGCACCCTCAGACCTTTCTTAGGGTGCCTGCGAGGGTTACGAATGAACGGTGTTCCACTTGATTTAGAAGGGAAAGTAAATGAGGAACAGGGTATAAGGAGGAACTGCACAGGACAGTGTCTCAACGCCACCATACCATGTCGAAACAGCGGCCAGTGTATTGAAGGATATGCTTCTTATacttgtgactgtaataatacggCCTTTGATGGTTTCTACTGCCATAAAG ACATTGGAGCTTACTTTGAGATTGGGTCGTGGCTAAAGTACAACATACGAAAAAAGCCCACATCAAACGAGGCTGTATGGGCAAACTGGATTGACCCGCACTACGACAACTTCAGTCTTGGCTATAACGACACGGCAGATGACATCGAGTTCAGTTTCAGCACTGTTCACGCTCCTGCTGTGCTACTCTACATCAGCTCATTTGTTCAAGACTACATCGCTGTTATCCTCAAAACTGATGGTAG TGTTGATCTGAGGTATAAGCTGGGGCTTGTAACACACAAGTATCAGCTAACTAACCGGAACCTGGCAGATGGATATCCTCACTATGTGAACATAACCAGACACAACAGAACCATCAAAACCCAG GTGGATTACATGGAACCTATAGTTGAGAAGATAACGTTGGTGGAGGATGCCAGGTTTGACTCGCCAAAGTCCATGTTCCTTGGCAGAGTGATGG AGGTTGGTGATATTGACTACGAAATCCAGAGACACAATGCTCCTGGCTTCATCGGCTGCATATCTGGAGTGAGATATAACGTCTATGCCCCTCTGAAAACCCTCTTCCGCCCAAATGAAACAGATCTTCCCGTAACAACACAGGGATACGTCTCAGAGTCCAACTGTGGGGCGTTTCCTCCTGTCTTAGGTTACGTGCCTTGGGAAGTTGACCCCTGGTTTACCAGCATAG AGTATTTTTATATGCACGATGACATAGGTCTGCTTTGGATAGCAG TTATTGTCCTCGTGGCGTTTGTGCTGCTCCTTGGAGGCCTGTACACCATCTATATTTATGCTTACCAGCAAAAAGGAAGTtaccacaccaatgaacccaaaaaCCTGGAGTCTCCCAGCAGCTCTAGGCCACTGACcgagaccttgaggagagaaaaaaagagcATTCAAGAAATTGAAGAGGAAGTCAGGAGCGGCTAA